DNA sequence from the Nitrospinota bacterium genome:
TTTTCTTTCTTTTTCAAAGGCAATAATCGCCTTGCCATAATTTTCGATGGCTTCATCAAACTCGTGATAGAAAAAATTTTCTGATGCTTGTTGAAGATATCGTCCAGCCTCATCTTTAGCATCTATCGGGGTGGTGATTGATACCGATTCTTTCTTCTTTCCAGACCCATGCGGTATTAGCCAGACGGAATACCCGAACGATAAAGCCACAGCAACAACGCAGAAGTATTTCAATGCTGGTTTTAAGAACGAAGCCATTTAATATACCTGGAAATGATTGGGAGCTTACTTCATCAGGTTAACACGAGAGATATCATTAGAGGAACTTCTAATAACAGAAGTTTTTTGATATGCCGGGGATCAATCCTTTTTAACCTGCTGGAAAAATCTTTTGGGTCTTCTAACTAAAATAACTCAACAAACCAGGGCTATCCTTCTACATTCTGCACATATATTATTCACCTGCCAGATCATTTACAGGTTGCAGTAGAACTTCATGAATTTTTGCATCAAACATATCAGCATTAAAAGGTTTAACGAGATAATTGCAAATGCCCAGATTCCTGGCATCTTCAATCTTGCCCTTTTCATCTTCCATAGTAACCATGATAAATGGAATATCTTTTAGACCCGGGAAATTCTGCATATTACAATATAGTTCAACCCCATTTAAAACAGGCATATAACGATCTGCAATTACCAGTTGCATTTTTGCAGAACGCAATGTAGTTAGCGCTTCATTACCGTCACTGGCTTCGAAAACATTTTTAAACCCTAAGCGAGTTAAATGATGCCGAATGATCCCTCTCGCAAATATGTCATCATCTACAATCATTACACTGCAAGTAGAAAACATAGCGCTCTCCCCTTTGGCAACCTGGCAATTTGTATTTATTTGAAAAGTATAGAGATATTCTATCAGGTCCTTTTTCAAAAACAAGAAAAATATTGGATATGCGATAATCCGGGGGCATAAAAACCATATTGTCAATGTTTTTCAGACAAGCTCTTGTTTTTTGGATGGCTTACAGGGCATTGTTTTATTGTGCATTTTTAGTTTTATTTTGATTCTTGGAGATTTCTCCGGATAAGTATAGAATACTCACGTTTTTATCTTGGGTACAGATGAAACAGCCAGCAAGGCATCACAAAAGGTTTATTATGTATTTGCTCCGGTTCGAACAATTCAACTCAAAAAATAGATTTACTTACCCAAAAATGTCCTGCTCCAAAACGAACTTCTTAACAATGGAGCTCTCTTCTTGTTGAATTTTTTTGCCAGCAACTATCGGAAGTGGGTAATCGACAAGCCGCTTGTCAGCCTTATGTTNNNNNNNNNNNNNNNNNNNNNNNNNNNNNNNNNNNNNNNNNNNNNNNNNNNNNNNNNNNNNNNNNNNNNNNNNNNNNNNNNNNNNNNNNNNNNNNNNNNNTTTACTTACCCAAAAATGTCCTGCTCCAAAACGAACTTCTTAACAATGGAGCTCTCTTCTTGTTGAATTTTTTTGCCAGCAACTATCGGAAGTGGGTAATCGACAAGCCGCTTGTCAGCCTTATGTTAGTAGTGCTGGTGGTTGGATATTTTGCTTCCCATATCTCTAGTTTCAAACTCGATGCTTCTGCTGAGTCTCTGGTTCTTGAAAACGATAACTCCCTGCAATATTACAGGACTATAAGCAAAGCTTATGGATCTGATGATTTTCTTATCATTACTTATGCTCCATTCAAGGATTTGATGTCCAATGCAGTATTGTCCGATTTAAAATCTTTGAGCAATGAACTTGCTGAACTGGAGCGGGTTCACTCGATAGACAGTATCTTAAATGTTCCTCTGCTGAACAGCCCGCGAGTAGAAATTTCAAAGCTTGACACCGATATCCGAACATTGGAAACACCAGGAGTTGATCGGGAATTGGCCCGCAAGGAATTTCTTGAAAGCCCTATTTATAAAAACCTGTTGATGAGTCCGGATGGCAAAACCACCATTGTCAGGATTAATTTTAAGCGTGATGAAAAATATTTCTCTTTGATGTACAGGCGAAATGACTTGCGTGAAAAGAAGGAGAAATTTGGCCTTGATAAAGAAGAAGAGCAGTTATTTGTCAAAGCCCGGAAAGAGTTTCGGGATTATCACGCTCAGGTTCTTGATAATGAAGATAAACTCATAAGAACCGTTCGAGAAATCATGGACCGGCATCGTGAACATGCAGAAATGTTCCTTGGCGGAGTGCCAATGATCACTTCAGACATGATCGGATTTATCGAACACGATCTGGAAACATTCGGGTTAGGTGTTATCGCATTTTTAATCCTGATGCTCAGCCTTTTCTTTAAGAAATTAAGATGGGTCGCATTGCCAATGGGTTGTTGCATTATTACCGTTGTGATGATGGTGGGCTTTCTAGGCTTAATGGATTGGCGTGTCACTGTAATTTCATCCAATTTTGTTTCGATCCTGCTCATTATTACCATGTCGCTGACCATCCATTTGATAGTGCGTTATCGGGATATCAACGACAGCAACCCGGGTCAAAGTCAGAAAGAGCTGGTCTGGACAACAATCCGCCTAATGGGCCAGCCTTGTTTTTACACGGCAATCACCACCATTGTTGCCTTCGTTTCCCTCATTATAAGCGGAATTCGACCGGTTATTGATTTTGGCTGGATCATGACGATTGGTATCGCCCTGGCATTTAGTTTAAATTTTATCTTTTTTCCTGCTGCTTTGGTTTTGTTACAGCCAGAAGCTCCGGGATTCTCCAAAGACGGCACCCGCACTTTCACACTGGCTATCGCCGCGTTTACCAACCGTAACAGAAACGCGATTTTATATGGTTCTTTCCTTATAGCAATTGTGAGCGCACTTGGAATAGCAAAGCTTGAGGTAGAAAACCGCTTCATCGACCACTTCAAAAGCAATACAGAAATCTATCAGGGTATGGAGGTTATCGACAAACAGTTGGGTGGCACTACACCGTTAGACATTGTCATGAATCCAGACCAGAAATATTTTGACTACCTGAAAGAAATTGAGGAAAAGAACAAGACGAAAGAAGAAACTTTTGATGAAGACTTTGACGACCCTTTCGCGGAGGAAGCAGAAGAGGTTGAGCAAAATTACTGGTTTAACTCTAATATGCTGGACCGGGTAGAGCTAATTCACGACTATCTTGAAAGCCTGCCGGAAGTTGGCAAAGTCCAGTCAATATCCACACTGATCAAGGTTTTCACTCAACTGGACAAAGGCCGAAAACCGGATGATTATGATTTGGCTTTGATCCGCAAGCTCATGCCTGATAACGTAAAAGATTCTCTTGTCAACCCATACCTTTCTCCAGATGCCAACCAGATTCATATTAATATGAGACTGATCGAGTCGGACCCTACACTGAGACGCTCCCAACTGATAGAAAAAATTCGTACCCATCTTATTGAGGAATTAAAGTTCTCCCCGGAAGCCATCAACTTTACTGGAATGGTTGTGCTTTACAATAATATGCTCCAAAGTCTGTACCGGTCTCAGATTCTTACTATAGGTGTGGTTTTTATTTCAATAATGTTCATGTTCATGATTTTATTCAGAAGCATATCCATGGCAATAATCGGCATCATCCCCAACCTGCTTGCAGCGGGAACCGTATTGAGCCTCATGGGGTGGATGGGAATTCCACTGGATATGATGACAATTACCATTGCCGCCATCACAGTGGGAATCGCTGTGGACGACACGATCCATTACATACACCGCTTTCAAACCGAGTTTAAGATCGACCAGGACTATCTGGCTGCCATGAATCGCTGTCACGGAAGCATTGGCAAAGCCATGTATTACACGTCTGTAACCATCACTCTCGGGTTTTCCATACTGGCTCTTTCGGAGTTCATGCCCACAATTTACTTCGGGCTGTTAACCGGTGCGGCAATGGTTGTGGCGCTTATCGGTGCTCTCACCCTGTTACCCCTGCTTATTGTCGTTTTCCGACCCCTCGGCTCCCCGTCGGAGACCCAATGAACAACCACTCGGCGTGGCCAGCGTGACGCTGGACCCATAACTCAATTGCTGTAAGAGCAACTAGCAGCTACTAGGTCCTTTAAAGTAATTTCTCTGAATAAATTTCTTGCTAACCACTTGTTACCCGACCTTGTTCATTGACGCCACTCGGAGTGGGCGGGAAACAAAGCGAAAGGGAAGAACTTGGCCTCCCTTCGAAGTGAGTTCTTCCGATACCAATTGTTTTTTGGCTGGAGGAACGATAAAGGCCACACACCCTCCACCACCGGCACCGCAAACCTTGGCCGCCAAAGCTCCCTTTTTCATGGCAAACCGTATCAACTTATCCATTTGAGGAGTGCTGATATTGGGGGCCAGTTTTTTTCTGGCTATCCATTCTTTGGAAAATACTGGAGCAAGGTTTTGAATTTTTCCTCGACTCAAAACCCGTTCCATTTCCAGGGCACAATCACGAATTGTTTTCAGGTGAAGGATCACAGCCCGATTCCCATCTACCGCTTTTTTTGTGACCTCCCAATTATTAATCCCCGAGTTGCGGGGTTTACCGGTGTAACACAGGACAAAATGCCGAGTCAGTTCAGCTGGACTGATAGCAAACTTCACTGTTTCGGTACCTCGCACTCCCGGAACAACTTTTCGCACACCCCCATACATTGCGGGAAAATAATCCTGACAGCCGGCAGGAACATTGATGACCTGAGTTTCAATATTTTTAGCAATTTCAATCATCTCAGGTTTACGGTAACGCTTGCCCGTCAACCTGTTCAACGCTCCATGAAGGGCAATGTTCAAAGCAGATGAACCCCCAATTCCTGATCCCTGTGGTGCCTGGCAATCCGTCGATATTTCCAATCCTGTTTGGGGAGCATAAAACTTCAACGTACGCACAATTAGTTCAAGGGGGTGCTTATCAGGGAGCGCGCCCAAAGAAGAAAAGTTTTCGCTCAATCCCAGATCGCGCGAAGTCAGAACAATACGTTTGTCTTTACGGGTGGTGATTTCAACGGTGGCATAAAGGTCGATCGCCGCGTTGAGGGTGGGAGGATTATCAAAAAACAGGTGCAAAGGCCAGATATCCAGCGTTCCTCCGGCCAGGTCTATGCGGGTAGGAGCAGAGCTTTTAATACGAAGCACTGACCCGCTTCTCTTAGAGGTTTTCAGAATCCGTAGACTTTTTAGCCTCAAGATCGTCGATCTTCTTACTCAACTTGCTGACAAGAGATGCATAGGATTCTGTACTGATAATTTTTGAGAACTGGGATTTATAATTGCGGATCAGGCTGACACCTTCAATCACAAAGTCATAGACGAGCCATTGCCCGTTATCCTTGATAAGTTTGTAATCAACATCAATCACTCCATCCTTGCGGACAATCTGGGTTTGAACCATTGCATATTTTCCCTTAACCTTCTCGCCCACATAATTGATGGTTTCATCCTGATAATTCTCAATTTTACTGGCATAGGAATTTTCGAGCAGTTTTTTAAAAAGCCCGGTGAACTCTTCGCGTTCCTTATCACTGCGGTTTTTATAGTTCTTGGCAAGTGAGCGCATCACCATCTGCTTATAGTTGAATCGCAGACCAATCACCTCACGCAGTTTTTTTCTTCTTAAAACCGGATCTTTCTTGAGATTTTCATCAGATACTATCTCGAGAACTTTATCGATGGTCCCTTTCACATCATCAGTAATTTCAGACGCAACAACTACCTGCCCGGTACCCAAAAGCAAAGAGACAGCAACCAAAAAACAACCCCAAAAGCTTTTCATTTTCATCAAAAAATCCTCTTAAATTGTTTCAATCCGATCTCTGGTAACTCTAGCAAATATGGTATTTCGAATCAAGCGTCCAACTCTCCCATAAAAAGGAGATGTCTCCACTTATACATACTGCAGAAAATGCCGATAAGTGACAGGAATGAAAATATATTGAATGGGTGAAATCCTTCGGACCATCAAAATTGATAAAATTTTAATAAATTCCTTTAAATATTGACAATTTTTAAAGGATTTCTTATAGTAGATTGATCCCAGAATCACCAAAAGTATCAAGTATTCAATGATTTATACGGAGGCGCGTTTTGTGAGCCAGGTCCGAGTATATTCTTACATTCAGCTATCAATAGCAATGGCAATGAGTCTTATGTTTATTGGCTGCGGTACTGTTGACTTGGAAATTCGGCAGAATATCACTAATACAAGTATGCATCCCAGGTCTGTTGCCATTTTACCTTTTACCCTCGAAGAGCAAAGCCATGAAGATGTATCTCCGCATGAACTGTTTCGCAATTGTTTTTATAATTATTTCAGCTTTCTGGGGTATACCGACCTTCCCCTGAACACCATTGACCAAAAACTAAAAAATGCTGGGCTGACAGACAATAAAAAGATTTTAGAATTAAGCCCGGAAAGGCTTCGGGAAATTCTGGGTGTTGATGCGGTAATCAGAGCCCGTGTTTTATCCACCAGTAACTTCACAGGTGGCATCCATGCGGAGACGTCCATAAAAGCAGGCATTGATATGCTGGACCTGAGAACAGGAGACATTATCTGGGAAACTGAACACAAGGAAAGTACTTATTCGGGAATACTCTCTCCAACGATTGTCGAGATCATTCAAGATCAAATGGACAATGTAAAAGTTGACGAGGCTTTTTATAAAACAGCAGAAATGTTTTCTATGAATATGATGAAGGAGATTCCTGACCCTGCCGATAGCTGGAAAGAAGAAATTCGTCTTCCAAAGATCACCAGCATAGAAACGAATTTAAAACCGGGACTGAAGCTAAAACCAAACGACAGAATCTATGTAAACCTTAGGGGCGACCCGGGGCTAACAGGCTATTTTGATATCGGAAGCTGGAAATCAAACATACCCTTGAAAGAAATTGTGCCAGGGCTCTACACCGGTAGCTACACAATTAAGTCCTCTGATGAAGCCAGCAGTTCCCTGATAGTCGGTACTTTGAAAAATAAAAACGGCCTTGCCGGTAAAAAGTTTTACAAAGAAGGCATGGCCCATTTTGATTCTTCAACTAACTAATTATGAATTTGGTAAATAACATTTCAAACCTTTCCAGGCTTTCCGGGCTGTTATTTTTGCTCACCCTGCTTTCAGCATGTGCTTCAGATTTGCAAACCAAAGTATCAGGTCATTTAAACGCTTTATCAAAAAATCAAACTGTAGCTATTCTGCCGGTTCAAGCAAGTGATGCAGGACAAATGGAAATGGCAAAAATATTCCGCCAGGGGTTACATGCCAACCTGAAACAATCCAAATTCAATTTATTGGAAAAATATATTGTAGATGGTTTGTTAAAGCAGAATAACCTTAACAACCCCGCTAATTTTCTTGCAATCAACCCAATGCATTTTGGAGAGATTCTGGGTGCCGATGCCATAGTATTCAGCAGGATCAATAAGGTAGAACGTAGTTACTTCATCGTGCACTCCTCAATCGAATTAAGCGTCTCAGTGGAAATGGTAGACACACGTACCGGTGAGATCTTGTGGCGAGCCGAACAAACAGAACACGACTTTTCAGGCATTGGTAAAATTCCAACCGGAATCACCACGGCACTGCTTGCTCCTATTCAGTTTGTGACCAACAAATTCAACCTGAACAAGATGACTTCTAAAATGGTTGATAAACTGACTGCCCTGGTTAAAAAACCTGAAAACGCTGAAAAAGAGGCTCAATTTGAAAGTACGGTTATAGCCAAAAATGCCAGCAATGATTTGAAAAAAATTGAGGAGCTTCAGCAACTTAAAGCCGAATGGGACCATGCGCTAAATCTGGACGATGAAAACTCAAACCACCAGAGTGCCCAAAGTGAAACTTTTAATGAAGAAACAATTTCTCCACCGACCAAACCGGTACTGGCAGGTAAAATTCAAAGCAAAATACCTTTGAAAGCAAAGGTACGCAAAACAAGGGCTGTGGAAAAAGAAATTCCTCAACTTCCAGCAACCTCAGCTGAGCAAAATGAAATTACAACTCCCATTCCCATGAATTCTTATAAAGCAACCCTGGCTGTCCCTCTTCAAAAAATCTCCCAGCCATCTCTAGCAAAAAGTAAAACCGGAGAGTCTGAAAAGAGTTCAACATCAAAGTTATATACTGTGCAAGTGGGGGCTTATAAAACAAAAGCCTATGCTCAAACCCTTTTAAACAAACTGGTGAAAAAGGGCTATAAAGCTTTCGTCATCCAAGATAATAACAAGATCTATAAGGTGAGGGTTGATAAATTTAAAAACAAACAAGACGCTCTCAAACTTGCCCGCCAAATGCTGGAAAAAGAAAAACTGAAAAACTTTGTGACACGGACATAATGACTGTTAAAAAGTAAGTTTTTTATTTTAACAACAACAGTCTCATTGTTAACAAGCCCCATAATTATCCAGCAGATCAAAAAACCGGCTGACCTCATCTTCAGTATTATAAAAATGCGGCGAGAGCCGGACCAAACCATCCCGAACCGTCAGCTTCACTTTGTTCTTCAACATCCATTCATACAGCTGGCTGATATCCTGATCCATAATGAAAGCTATGTTTCCCGAACGTTCTTCAGGGCGGGTGGAACTGTAAACTTTTAGTCCACGCCCTGCCAGTTGNNNNNNNNNNNNNNNNNNNNNNNNNNNNNNNNNNNNNNNNNNNNNNNNNNNNNNNNNNNNNNNNNNNNNNNNNNNNNNNNNNNNNNNNNNNNNNNNNNNTTCACTTTGTTCTTCAACATCCATTCATACAGCTGGCTGATATCCTGATCCATAATGAAAGCTATGTTTCCCGAACGTTCTTCAGGGCGGGTGGAACTGTAAACTTTTAGTCCACGCCCTGCCAGTTGTTCAAGAATTTCATCGCCCAAATCCATCACCCGCTTTTCAATATTTTCTATTCCTGTTTCAAGTAGAAGTTCCAATGCCGTGCCAAACGCGTGGATGCCAATGGTATTGAGCGAGCCTTCTTCAAACCGTTGCGCGTTAGGTTGAAATGTAAACTCATAATTCATGAAGTCGTTTGCATTAACCATGTTCCCCCACCCCACCGTTACAGGATATACTTTCTCAAGAACATCCCTAGAAATATAAAACCCTCCCAGCCCCTCGACACTGAGCATCCACTTATGTCCATCTGCCGAAAGGAAATCGATATGGTCACGTTTCACATCCATAGGAAGAACGCCCAGGCTTTGAATGGCATCGACACAAAAAAGAATTCCCTTTTCCTTACAGAACGAACCAATGCGGTTGAGATCACAACGAAAGCCGCTATTGCACTCTACTGAACTGATGGATATCAGCTTAGTCCGCGCATCCACTTGTTTGACCAGATCATCAAATAAAATCCTCCCTTCCACTGAAGGAACCATGCGGGTTTCAACCCCCAGGCGTTTCAAGTTCCACCAGGGGTAAACATTTGCCGGGAACTCAATGTCCGGGATAACCACATTATCGCCCGTCTGCCAATCCAGGCCATTGGCTACAATGGACAATCCCTCAGATGTATTTTTGACGAATGCAATTTCATCTTTATCGGCATTAATAAGTTGGGCAAAGTTATTCCGAGCCCGATCGACTTCAACCATCCATGATTCATAATGAGCTGTTCCATAACTGGTGGCATCTTCCACAAACCCTGTTACTACATTTCGCACTCTCGCTGGCAAAGGAGCCACTCGGGCATGATCGAAGAAGATCAATTCTTTTACCACCGGGAACTCTTTCCTTATTTTTTCAAGATTCAAAATTAAAACTCCAACTAAAAATCAAATGACAAATACCTCTTAGTCCTTTGTTTAGCCAAACGTTTCAAAGAGGCATTTAAATTGAAGGGTAGCCAATGAACTGCTCTCATATAACTTCTCAAGTCTGATCGTGT
Encoded proteins:
- a CDS encoding response regulator — encoded protein: MFSTCSVMIVDDDIFARGIIRHHLTRLGFKNVFEASDGNEALTTLRSAKMQLVIADRYMPVLNGVELYCNMQNFPGLKDIPFIMVTMEDEKGKIEDARNLGICNYLVKPFNADMFDAKIHEVLLQPVNDLAGE
- a CDS encoding MMPL family transporter; translation: MLVVLVVGYFASHISSFKLDASAESLVLENDNSLQYYRTISKAYGSDDFLIITYAPFKDLMSNAVLSDLKSLSNELAELERVHSIDSILNVPLLNSPRVEISKLDTDIRTLETPGVDRELARKEFLESPIYKNLLMSPDGKTTIVRINFKRDEKYFSLMYRRNDLREKKEKFGLDKEEEQLFVKARKEFRDYHAQVLDNEDKLIRTVREIMDRHREHAEMFLGGVPMITSDMIGFIEHDLETFGLGVIAFLILMLSLFFKKLRWVALPMGCCIITVVMMVGFLGLMDWRVTVISSNFVSILLIITMSLTIHLIVRYRDINDSNPGQSQKELVWTTIRLMGQPCFYTAITTIVAFVSLIISGIRPVIDFGWIMTIGIALAFSLNFIFFPAALVLLQPEAPGFSKDGTRTFTLAIAAFTNRNRNAILYGSFLIAIVSALGIAKLEVENRFIDHFKSNTEIYQGMEVIDKQLGGTTPLDIVMNPDQKYFDYLKEIEEKNKTKEETFDEDFDDPFAEEAEEVEQNYWFNSNMLDRVELIHDYLESLPEVGKVQSISTLIKVFTQLDKGRKPDDYDLALIRKLMPDNVKDSLVNPYLSPDANQIHINMRLIESDPTLRRSQLIEKIRTHLIEELKFSPEAINFTGMVVLYNNMLQSLYRSQILTIGVVFISIMFMFMILFRSISMAIIGIIPNLLAAGTVLSLMGWMGIPLDMMTITIAAITVGIAVDDTIHYIHRFQTEFKIDQDYLAAMNRCHGSIGKAMYYTSVTITLGFSILALSEFMPTIYFGLLTGAAMVVALIGALTLLPLLIVVFRPLGSPSETQ
- a CDS encoding GHMP kinase — encoded protein: MKSSAPTRIDLAGGTLDIWPLHLFFDNPPTLNAAIDLYATVEITTRKDKRIVLTSRDLGLSENFSSLGALPDKHPLELIVRTLKFYAPQTGLEISTDCQAPQGSGIGGSSALNIALHGALNRLTGKRYRKPEMIEIAKNIETQVINVPAGCQDYFPAMYGGVRKVVPGVRGTETVKFAISPAELTRHFVLCYTGKPRNSGINNWEVTKKAVDGNRAVILHLKTIRDCALEMERVLSRGKIQNLAPVFSKEWIARKKLAPNISTPQMDKLIRFAMKKGALAAKVCGAGGGGCVAFIVPPAKKQLVSEELTSKGGQVLPFRFVSRPLRVASMNKVG
- a CDS encoding ABC transporter substrate-binding protein yields the protein MKSFWGCFLVAVSLLLGTGQVVVASEITDDVKGTIDKVLEIVSDENLKKDPVLRRKKLREVIGLRFNYKQMVMRSLAKNYKNRSDKEREEFTGLFKKLLENSYASKIENYQDETINYVGEKVKGKYAMVQTQIVRKDGVIDVDYKLIKDNGQWLVYDFVIEGVSLIRNYKSQFSKIISTESYASLVSKLSKKIDDLEAKKSTDSENL
- a CDS encoding aminotransferase class V-fold PLP-dependent enzyme, with translation MNLEKIRKEFPVVKELIFFDHARVAPLPARVRNVVTGFVEDATSYGTAHYESWMVEVDRARNNFAQLINADKDEIAFVKNTSEGLSIVANGLDWQTGDNVVIPDIEFPANVYPWWNLKRLGVETRMVPSVEGRILFDDLVKQVDARTKLISISSVECNSGFRCDLNRIGSFCKEKGILFCVDAIQSLGVLPMDVKRDHIDFLSADGHKWMLSVEGLGGFYISRDVLEKVYPVTVGWGNMVNANDFMNYEFTFQPNAQRFEEGSLNTIGIHAFGTALELLLETGIENIEKRVMDLGDEILEQLAGRGLKVYSSTRPEERSGNIAFIMDQDISQLYEWMLKNKV